In one Mycobacteroides chelonae genomic region, the following are encoded:
- a CDS encoding RND family transporter — MADNTGGIYGLIARIVRKAPVAVIGVWIALAAVLALTAPSLQKAIEEHPVDLLPKDAPVMETTRQMVESFQESGAQNILLIVLTNENGLTPADEQTYRVLAARMREDTRDVSMVQDFITKPMLREMMSSTDGKAWYLPVGLQGELATPESGKAYVGALKIIKEATAGTTLNAFTTGPTATVGDLTVVGERDLHKVEITTAALVLLILLIVYRNPVTMMLPLIVVGVSLGIAQAAVGGLAQMGLSISNQTLTFMTAMMMGAGVDYAVFLISRYHEYVKQGMDSDSAVAAALESIGKVVAASAATVAVTFLGMGFTKLGILSTIGPALSVSILIAFVASVTFLPAVLVLVGRRGWVKPRKAYANKIWHRSGINIVRRPGAHLAVSLVILIILATCGAMVKFGYDDRKNLPPWADSNLGYAAIEKHFPVNSTLPQYLYIKSPHDLRTPRGLADLEQMAARVSQVPGVDKVRGITRPTGEPLEEAKLSYQAGEVGGKLGDASNLIDARTRDLDKLAAGGHTLADKLGEVRNSVKNSLGTARALVEVLAQLRGSGRTGTLADLDSVDKLVTSMHSLGEAIEANAQGASEVYGWIEPVARVLVGNPACEMDPACRSSRDEMNKFLETKQDGTRDRIVELGRELKAVDNDKQISSTIARLRTALNAIDTNLRRLGLSDSYGIQQKFAEVLTGVNSLADGSAQLAEGVQMLVDQTKQMGGQLGDASTLLVAAKRDAAPGSMSGFYIPQQVLTQDSFKTAAAAFVSADGHAVRYLVQSNLNPFSPEAMDQVRAIQDAAHSAQPNTTLSDASISMAGLSAMYNDIRNYYNHDLRFIIVLTVIVVLLILVALLRAIVAPLYLIGSVIISYASAVGIGVIAFQFIGGQPLSWSVPGMAFIVLVAVGADYNLLFISRIRDESPDGIRSGVIKTVKSTGGVITSAGVIFAASMFGLLIGNLQSMVEAGFIIGMGLLLDTFLVRTITIPALVVLCGQANWWPSAIVEPWFQKHFSRSKVDDQDAATPELEEPECPSGDPIPEEPLISVSREAELAGRR; from the coding sequence GTGGCGGACAACACAGGTGGCATCTACGGACTGATCGCTCGGATCGTCCGGAAGGCTCCTGTCGCCGTCATCGGGGTATGGATCGCACTGGCCGCGGTCTTGGCGCTGACCGCGCCCTCTCTGCAGAAGGCCATCGAGGAGCACCCCGTCGATCTGCTGCCCAAGGATGCTCCCGTCATGGAGACCACGCGGCAGATGGTCGAATCGTTCCAGGAGTCGGGTGCACAGAACATTCTGTTGATCGTCCTCACCAACGAGAACGGGCTGACTCCCGCCGACGAGCAGACCTATCGAGTCCTCGCGGCCCGAATGCGTGAGGACACCCGCGACGTCAGCATGGTGCAGGACTTCATCACCAAACCGATGCTGCGCGAGATGATGTCGAGCACCGATGGCAAGGCGTGGTACCTGCCGGTGGGATTGCAGGGCGAGCTTGCCACCCCCGAATCCGGCAAGGCCTACGTGGGTGCCCTGAAGATCATCAAGGAGGCGACCGCAGGCACCACCCTGAATGCCTTCACGACGGGGCCCACAGCGACCGTCGGCGATCTGACGGTGGTCGGAGAGCGTGACCTGCACAAGGTCGAAATCACCACGGCGGCTTTGGTTCTTCTCATCTTGCTGATCGTCTACCGCAATCCGGTGACGATGATGCTGCCGTTGATCGTGGTGGGTGTCTCGCTCGGCATCGCCCAGGCCGCTGTTGGTGGGCTGGCGCAGATGGGTCTGAGTATCTCGAATCAGACGCTGACCTTCATGACCGCGATGATGATGGGCGCGGGTGTCGACTACGCGGTTTTTCTCATCAGCCGATATCACGAATACGTCAAACAGGGCATGGATTCTGACAGCGCGGTGGCCGCCGCGCTGGAATCCATAGGCAAGGTGGTCGCGGCCTCGGCGGCGACGGTGGCGGTGACCTTCCTGGGCATGGGCTTCACCAAGCTGGGGATCCTGTCCACCATCGGGCCGGCGCTGAGCGTGTCCATCCTGATCGCGTTCGTGGCGTCAGTGACCTTCCTGCCCGCGGTGCTGGTCCTGGTGGGACGCCGAGGCTGGGTGAAGCCGAGAAAGGCCTATGCCAACAAGATTTGGCACCGTTCAGGCATCAACATCGTCAGACGCCCGGGCGCACACCTGGCCGTGAGCCTGGTCATCCTGATCATCCTCGCCACGTGCGGGGCAATGGTGAAGTTCGGCTATGACGACCGCAAGAACCTGCCGCCCTGGGCCGACAGTAACCTGGGCTATGCCGCGATCGAGAAGCACTTCCCGGTGAATTCGACCTTGCCGCAATACCTCTACATCAAGTCTCCGCACGATCTGCGCACTCCGCGCGGGCTGGCCGACCTGGAACAGATGGCCGCGCGGGTGAGTCAGGTCCCCGGTGTGGACAAGGTGCGCGGCATCACCCGTCCCACGGGTGAGCCGCTGGAGGAAGCCAAGCTGTCCTACCAGGCAGGTGAGGTCGGCGGGAAGCTGGGCGATGCGTCGAATCTGATCGACGCACGCACGAGGGATTTGGACAAGCTCGCCGCGGGTGGACATACGTTGGCGGACAAGCTCGGTGAGGTCCGAAACTCGGTGAAGAACTCACTGGGTACGGCGCGCGCACTGGTCGAGGTGCTGGCGCAGTTGCGCGGCAGCGGTAGGACGGGCACCCTCGCCGATCTGGACTCGGTGGACAAGCTGGTCACCAGCATGCATTCCCTGGGCGAGGCCATCGAGGCCAACGCCCAGGGCGCCAGCGAGGTGTATGGCTGGATCGAGCCCGTCGCCCGTGTGCTGGTCGGCAACCCCGCGTGTGAGATGGACCCCGCGTGCCGCTCCTCGCGAGACGAGATGAACAAGTTCCTGGAGACCAAACAGGATGGCACCAGGGACAGGATCGTCGAGCTCGGCCGTGAACTGAAGGCCGTCGACAATGACAAACAGATCAGTTCGACCATCGCCCGGCTGCGCACCGCGCTCAACGCCATTGATACGAATCTGCGCCGGTTGGGTCTGTCCGACTCTTACGGCATCCAGCAGAAGTTCGCCGAAGTCCTGACCGGAGTCAATTCGCTGGCCGATGGCAGCGCACAGCTGGCCGAGGGTGTGCAGATGCTGGTGGACCAGACCAAGCAGATGGGCGGCCAGTTGGGCGATGCCTCCACGCTCCTGGTCGCCGCCAAGCGCGATGCGGCGCCCGGATCGATGTCTGGCTTCTACATCCCGCAGCAGGTACTTACGCAAGACTCCTTCAAGACCGCTGCGGCGGCGTTTGTCTCGGCCGACGGCCATGCGGTGCGTTATCTGGTCCAGAGCAACCTGAATCCGTTCAGTCCCGAGGCAATGGATCAGGTCCGCGCCATCCAGGATGCGGCCCACAGCGCACAACCCAACACCACGCTGTCCGACGCGTCCATCTCGATGGCCGGATTGTCGGCGATGTACAACGACATCCGTAACTACTACAACCACGACCTGCGATTCATCATCGTGCTGACGGTGATCGTGGTGCTGCTCATCCTCGTCGCACTGCTGCGGGCCATTGTCGCTCCGCTGTATCTCATTGGTTCGGTGATCATTTCGTACGCCTCGGCAGTGGGTATCGGGGTGATCGCGTTCCAGTTCATCGGTGGGCAACCGTTGAGTTGGAGTGTGCCGGGCATGGCGTTCATCGTGCTGGTCGCGGTGGGCGCGGACTACAACCTGTTGTTCATCTCGCGCATCCGTGACGAATCGCCCGACGGTATCCGTTCTGGGGTCATCAAAACGGTCAAGTCGACCGGCGGTGTGATCACCTCTGCCGGAGTCATTTTCGCCGCGTCGATGTTCGGCCTGCTGATCGGAAACCTGCAGTCGATGGTGGAAGCGGGCTTCATCATCGGCATGGGCCTGCTCCTGGACACCTTCCTGGTGCGCACCATCACCATTCCTGCTCTGGTCGTACTGTGTGGGCAGGCCAACTGGTGGCCCTCTGCGATCGTGGAACCTTGGTTCCAGAAGCACTTTTCGCGCTCGAAGGTTGACGATCAGGATGCGGCAACGCCGGAGTTGGAGGAGCCCGAGTGTCCTAGCGGCGATCCGATACCCGAGGAGCCGCTGATTTCCGTTTCCCGCGAAGCCGAGCTCGCAGGCCGTCGATGA
- a CDS encoding TetR/AcrR family transcriptional regulator C-terminal domain-containing protein, translating to MILNRETIARAGLALLDEKGSDGLTMRALAASLGVQAPALYWHVKNRRELIDLMGEAIMSDAHDAFDDTSAPWDIFLANGARALRQAMLRYHQGARILAGTFVTNAADMLEPMLDAMTSAGFTVREAARLSPVIHHYTIGFTIEQQARDGSEYPGPNPYTEENLIAKLDLQKYPAILEVFSELYEPDFDADFEDGLAIVIDGLRARLRGKRKSAAPRVSDRR from the coding sequence GTGATTTTGAATCGGGAGACGATCGCGCGCGCCGGGCTGGCTCTGCTCGACGAAAAGGGCAGCGACGGCCTCACCATGCGGGCATTAGCGGCATCCCTCGGCGTGCAGGCACCGGCGCTGTACTGGCATGTGAAGAACCGGCGCGAACTCATCGACCTCATGGGTGAGGCGATCATGAGCGATGCCCATGATGCCTTCGATGACACCTCGGCGCCATGGGATATCTTCCTGGCCAACGGCGCTCGTGCACTACGGCAGGCGATGCTGCGCTACCACCAGGGCGCCCGGATCCTGGCAGGCACCTTTGTGACCAACGCCGCCGACATGCTGGAGCCGATGCTCGATGCCATGACGTCGGCCGGGTTCACTGTTCGCGAAGCGGCCCGGCTATCTCCCGTGATCCACCACTACACAATCGGTTTCACCATCGAACAACAGGCCCGCGATGGCTCGGAATACCCGGGGCCCAATCCGTACACCGAAGAGAATCTGATCGCCAAGCTCGATCTGCAGAAGTATCCGGCGATCTTGGAGGTCTTCTCGGAGCTTTATGAGCCCGACTTCGATGCCGACTTCGAGGACGGACTCGCGATCGTCATCGACGGCCTGCGAGCTCGGCTTCGCGGGAAACGGAAATCAGCGGCTCCTCGGGTATCGGATCGCCGCTAG
- a CDS encoding FAD-dependent monooxygenase — protein sequence MTEHAVVIAGGGPTGLMLAGELALAGIDVAVLERRGSHEEVGSRAAGVHSRTIEVFDQRGIAERFLSQGMAGQVTHFSGIFMSIEDFPTRHPYALGLLQHYTEKTLAAWITELGVPIYYNAEVVGFTQDDSGVDVELADGSALRGLYLIGCDGGRSTIRKAAGIGFPGHDPSCSAMLVDAEITEQPLEFGLLRKPGQSFLGILPFEEGWCRLVFSTDLDRLGVEPTLEEAKEALIAIAGTDFGLHSPRWMSRFSDMTRQADRYRDRRLFLAGDSAHIHFPFGGQGLNTGVQDAVNLGWKLAAVIKGEAPDSLLDTYHCERHPVAERVLHNTMAQTPLSDAGPRMDALRDIVADLLAMDEPRKRIAGMMSGLDIHYELGEGHPLLGRRMPDLDVVTPDGHTRVYPYLHAARAVVFNFGEPQSLNVDGWADRVQLVDAKYSGAWDLPVLGEVSAPDAVLVRPDGYVAWVGEGSDAGLGEALTRWVGSPAPA from the coding sequence ATGACCGAGCATGCAGTGGTCATCGCAGGTGGAGGCCCAACCGGGCTGATGCTGGCCGGTGAGCTGGCTCTCGCCGGTATTGACGTTGCGGTGTTGGAACGCCGGGGCAGCCACGAAGAGGTGGGATCACGTGCGGCGGGCGTGCATTCGCGCACCATTGAGGTGTTCGATCAGCGTGGGATCGCCGAGAGATTCCTCTCTCAGGGGATGGCCGGCCAGGTCACCCATTTCTCGGGGATCTTCATGAGCATCGAGGATTTCCCCACCCGTCACCCCTACGCCCTGGGCCTGCTTCAGCACTACACGGAGAAGACCTTGGCGGCCTGGATCACTGAACTCGGCGTGCCGATCTACTACAACGCCGAGGTCGTCGGGTTTACCCAGGACGACTCCGGTGTCGATGTGGAGCTTGCCGACGGGAGTGCGCTGCGTGGGCTGTACCTGATCGGATGCGACGGCGGACGCAGCACCATCCGTAAGGCGGCGGGGATCGGGTTTCCCGGACATGATCCGTCGTGTTCGGCGATGCTGGTGGACGCCGAGATCACCGAGCAACCGCTCGAGTTCGGTCTGCTGCGCAAGCCGGGACAATCGTTCCTCGGCATCCTGCCCTTCGAAGAGGGGTGGTGCCGGTTGGTGTTCAGCACCGATCTTGACCGACTGGGTGTCGAGCCGACATTGGAAGAGGCGAAGGAAGCGCTCATCGCCATCGCCGGAACGGATTTCGGGCTGCACAGTCCACGCTGGATGTCGCGGTTCTCCGATATGACTCGCCAGGCCGACCGCTACCGCGACCGTCGCCTGTTCCTTGCCGGAGATTCCGCGCATATTCACTTCCCGTTCGGCGGACAGGGGCTGAACACCGGTGTTCAGGACGCGGTGAACCTGGGATGGAAGCTGGCGGCGGTGATCAAGGGAGAAGCCCCCGACTCGCTGTTGGACACCTACCACTGCGAGCGTCATCCGGTGGCCGAAAGGGTGCTGCACAACACCATGGCCCAAACACCGTTGTCCGACGCCGGGCCGCGGATGGATGCACTGCGTGACATCGTGGCCGACCTGCTGGCGATGGATGAGCCACGCAAGCGCATCGCCGGCATGATGAGCGGCCTGGACATCCACTACGAGCTGGGCGAGGGGCATCCGCTGCTGGGGCGCCGCATGCCGGACCTAGACGTGGTCACCCCGGATGGGCACACCCGCGTCTACCCCTACCTGCACGCCGCCCGTGCTGTGGTGTTCAACTTTGGCGAGCCACAGAGTCTGAACGTCGACGGATGGGCCGACCGGGTTCAGCTGGTTGACGCGAAATACTCAGGTGCATGGGATCTTCCGGTGCTCGGTGAGGTCTCGGCGCCGGATGCGGTGCTGGTGCGACCCGACGGGTACGTCGCCTGGGTGGGGGAGGGGTCCGATGCGGGCCTCGGCGAAGCGCTCACCCGCTGGGTGGGATCTCCCGCCCCGGCGTAG
- a CDS encoding LLM class F420-dependent oxidoreductase, which yields MARVAETLEFGVFIPQGWRLDLVGVAPDCQWDVMRDLVRYAEDGPWDSVWVYDHFHTVPVPTDEATHEAWTLMSAFAAVTSRIKLGQMCTAMGYRNPVYLAKIAATVDIISGGRTQMGIGGGWYEHEWRAYGYGFPDAAERLGRLREGVRIMRDAWRDGRVTLDGTYYQVDDAIVAPKPLQPKGIPLWIAGGGEKVTLRIAARYAQYTNFGQTPEEFEHKSKILAAHCKDIGTDFDAIVRSANINVVIGADDAEVADRLAAIKARLVPVVGEDIADVTVGNLTATAGTPEQIAERLAQFRRLGLGYAICNFPEAAYDRSGIDLFVREIVAARV from the coding sequence GTGGCGCGGGTGGCCGAGACACTGGAGTTCGGAGTCTTCATCCCGCAGGGCTGGCGCCTGGATCTGGTAGGCGTCGCGCCCGATTGTCAATGGGACGTCATGCGTGATCTGGTCCGCTATGCGGAGGACGGGCCGTGGGACTCGGTGTGGGTCTACGACCACTTCCATACCGTGCCGGTACCCACCGACGAGGCGACTCATGAGGCGTGGACGCTGATGTCCGCCTTCGCGGCGGTGACCTCGCGAATCAAGCTCGGGCAGATGTGTACGGCGATGGGATACCGAAACCCGGTGTATCTGGCGAAGATCGCCGCGACAGTGGACATCATCTCGGGCGGACGCACCCAGATGGGCATCGGGGGCGGCTGGTACGAGCACGAGTGGCGCGCCTACGGCTACGGCTTTCCGGACGCCGCCGAGCGCCTCGGCCGATTGCGCGAAGGGGTGCGCATCATGCGTGACGCCTGGCGGGATGGGCGTGTCACTCTGGACGGCACCTATTACCAGGTCGACGACGCCATCGTGGCGCCCAAGCCACTGCAGCCCAAGGGCATTCCGCTATGGATCGCCGGTGGCGGCGAGAAGGTGACATTGCGGATCGCGGCACGTTATGCCCAGTACACCAACTTTGGGCAGACTCCCGAGGAATTCGAACACAAATCGAAAATTCTTGCGGCGCACTGTAAGGACATCGGCACCGACTTCGACGCGATTGTTCGAAGCGCCAACATCAACGTCGTGATCGGTGCCGACGATGCCGAGGTGGCGGACCGGCTGGCGGCCATCAAGGCGCGGCTGGTTCCGGTTGTCGGCGAGGACATCGCCGATGTCACGGTCGGCAATCTGACCGCGACCGCCGGAACTCCCGAGCAGATCGCAGAGCGTCTGGCCCAGTTCCGCAGACTGGGCCTGGGCTATGCGATATGCAATTTTCCGGAAGCGGCGTACGACCGTTCCGGGATAGATCTGTTTGTGCGCGAAATAGTCGCCGCCCGAGTGTAA